In a genomic window of Lacrimispora sp. BS-2:
- the dapF gene encoding diaminopimelate epimerase: MKFTKMQGIGNDYVYINCFEESVEAPEALAKKVSDRHFGIGSDGLILICPSKTADCRMRMFNADGTESQMCGNGIRCVGKYVYDHHLVKKTEFDVETGAGIKHLKVKPENGRAVQITVDMGVPKITSQVPETICIEGKDYEFIGISMGNPHAIYYMDHIDGLDLETIGPAFENHERFPERTNSEFIQVVNRNYIRMRVWERGSGETWACGTGATASAVASALSGRTSQTVEVELKGGNLTIHWDREGSGHVFMTGPAVEVFEGTFDINNL; the protein is encoded by the coding sequence ATGAAATTTACAAAGATGCAGGGAATCGGTAACGATTACGTATATATCAACTGTTTTGAGGAATCCGTGGAAGCTCCGGAGGCGCTTGCGAAAAAGGTCAGCGACCGTCATTTTGGCATTGGATCCGATGGGCTGATCCTTATCTGCCCGTCCAAAACAGCGGACTGCCGCATGAGGATGTTCAACGCCGACGGCACGGAGAGCCAGATGTGCGGCAACGGCATCCGCTGTGTAGGAAAATATGTTTACGATCATCATCTGGTGAAAAAGACGGAATTCGATGTGGAGACAGGGGCAGGGATCAAGCACTTAAAGGTTAAGCCTGAGAATGGCCGGGCTGTTCAGATCACGGTGGACATGGGAGTGCCAAAGATCACCAGCCAGGTGCCGGAGACGATCTGCATTGAAGGAAAGGACTATGAGTTCATCGGCATTTCCATGGGAAATCCCCATGCCATTTACTATATGGACCACATTGACGGCCTGGATTTAGAGACCATTGGGCCTGCCTTTGAAAACCATGAGCGTTTCCCGGAACGGACGAATTCGGAGTTTATCCAGGTGGTGAACCGGAATTACATCCGCATGCGGGTGTGGGAGCGGGGCAGCGGGGAAACCTGGGCCTGCGGGACAGGAGCCACCGCCAGTGCGGTTGCCTCAGCCTTAAGCGGCCGCACCTCCCAAACGGTTGAGGTGGAATTAAAGGGCGGCAATCTGACCATCCACTGGGACCGGGAAGGAAGCGGCCATGTGTTCATGACCGGGCCGGCAGTAGAAGTATTTGAGGGAACATTTGACATAAATAATCTTTAA
- a CDS encoding ANTAR domain-containing protein gives MTNVIVAFSREEDAKNIKNILVRNGFTVAAVCTSGAQAVNSADELGSGIVVCGCRFADMVFYELYECLPKGMQMLLLVSPSQWSGRAPEGVVCLGHPLKVQDLVSTLEMMVESLAKRRKKLKSQPKERNSEEKELIREAKELLMERNHMSETDAYRYIQKCSMDSGTNMVETAQMIMSLINR, from the coding sequence TTGACCAATGTGATAGTGGCATTTTCCAGAGAAGAGGATGCAAAAAATATTAAAAATATTCTTGTGAGGAACGGCTTTACGGTAGCAGCGGTCTGCACCTCCGGTGCCCAGGCGGTAAACAGCGCCGACGAGCTGGGCAGTGGAATCGTTGTATGCGGCTGCAGGTTTGCAGATATGGTATTTTACGAGCTTTACGAATGTCTTCCAAAAGGCATGCAGATGCTTCTTTTGGTGTCCCCCAGCCAGTGGAGCGGCAGAGCGCCTGAAGGTGTGGTCTGCCTGGGCCATCCATTAAAGGTACAGGACCTGGTAAGCACCCTGGAAATGATGGTGGAATCCCTTGCCAAAAGGCGGAAGAAGTTAAAAAGCCAGCCAAAAGAGCGGAACAGCGAGGAGAAGGAATTGATCAGAGAGGCAAAGGAGCTTTTGATGGAACGGAACCATATGTCTGAAACGGATGCCTACCGGTACATCCAGAAATGCAGCATGGACAGCGGAACCAATATGGTGGAAACCGCCCAGATGATCATGAGCCTGATCAATCGATAG
- the glnA gene encoding type I glutamate--ammonia ligase — translation MSKYSKEDIFRIVEEEDVEFIRLQFTDIFGMLKNVAITKSMLGKALDNRCMFDGSSIEGFVRIEESDMYLYPDLDTFEIFPWRPQQGKVARLMCDVYSPDRTPFEGDPRFVLKKVLKKAKDMGFEFHAGPECEFFLFHTDEEGRPTTDTHETASYFDVAPIDLAENVRRDMVLNLEEMGFMIEASHHEISPGQHEIDFQYAEGMVTADNIMTFKMAVKSIAKRHGLHATFMPKPKAGVNGSGMHINMSLSDLKGNNMFEDPSDELGLSRTAYQFIAGILYHMKGMTILTNPLVNSYKRLVPGYDAPVYIAWSAKANRSPLIRIPASRGAGTRIELRCPDPAVNPYLALAACLAAGLDGIEKEMTPPESVDRNIFAMLPEEIVEKGIEHLPETLGEAIEAFRKDDFMKKVLGEHIFTKYLEAKETEWHLFRAQVTDWEVEEYLYKY, via the coding sequence ATGAGCAAGTACAGCAAAGAAGATATATTCCGGATAGTAGAAGAAGAGGATGTGGAATTTATCCGTCTTCAGTTCACTGATATTTTCGGTATGCTTAAGAATGTTGCCATTACAAAAAGCATGCTTGGGAAGGCTCTTGATAACCGCTGCATGTTTGACGGTTCTTCCATTGAAGGCTTTGTAAGAATAGAAGAATCCGATATGTATCTTTACCCGGATCTTGATACTTTTGAGATTTTTCCGTGGCGCCCCCAGCAGGGGAAGGTTGCCCGCCTGATGTGCGATGTATATAGTCCGGACAGGACGCCTTTTGAAGGTGATCCCAGATTTGTGCTCAAAAAGGTGTTAAAGAAAGCAAAAGATATGGGATTTGAATTCCATGCGGGACCAGAATGTGAATTCTTTCTTTTCCATACGGATGAAGAGGGACGTCCCACAACGGACACCCATGAAACGGCAAGCTATTTTGATGTGGCACCCATTGACCTGGCTGAGAACGTCCGCCGGGATATGGTGCTGAATCTGGAAGAAATGGGATTCATGATCGAGGCTTCCCACCATGAAATTTCGCCGGGGCAGCACGAAATCGATTTTCAGTATGCAGAAGGCATGGTGACAGCGGATAACATCATGACCTTTAAAATGGCGGTAAAGTCCATTGCCAAGCGCCACGGACTTCACGCTACCTTTATGCCAAAGCCCAAGGCAGGCGTCAATGGCTCCGGAATGCACATCAACATGTCCCTGTCTGATTTAAAGGGCAACAATATGTTTGAGGACCCATCCGATGAGCTTGGCTTAAGCAGGACTGCCTACCAGTTTATAGCCGGAATCCTTTATCATATGAAAGGGATGACCATACTCACCAATCCACTGGTCAATTCCTATAAACGCCTTGTTCCCGGATACGATGCCCCGGTATATATTGCATGGTCAGCCAAGGCAAACAGAAGCCCTTTGATCCGTATCCCTGCTTCCAGAGGGGCAGGAACAAGGATCGAGCTTCGCTGCCCGGATCCTGCCGTCAACCCATACCTGGCTTTAGCCGCCTGCCTGGCTGCCGGTCTTGATGGAATAGAAAAAGAGATGACTCCGCCGGAGAGCGTTGACAGGAACATTTTCGCCATGCTGCCGGAGGAGATTGTGGAAAAGGGAATTGAGCATCTGCCGGAGACTCTGGGAGAAGCCATCGAAGCTTTCCGTAAGGACGATTTTATGAAAAAAGTGCTGGGCGAACACATCTTTACCAAATACCTGGAAGCCAAGGAAACCGAATGGCATCTGTTCCGGGCCCAGGTAACAGATTGGGAAGTGGAAGAATACCTGTATAAATATTAA
- a CDS encoding heavy metal translocating P-type ATPase — MTKKQKQMAIRLVASALFFAAGMIVEEKTVWYWMLFLISYLAAGYDIPLKALRNIKNGQIFDENFLMTVATFGAIGIGAMEEAVGVMLFYQVGELFNDYAVNKSRKSITELMDINPEYANLLRNGKEEKVDPYEVSVGDRIVIKPGEKVPLDGIVVKGNGGLDTKALTGESMPVEVKETDAIFSGSINLNGVLEVEVTKIFDDSTVAKILELVENASFRKAKAENFITRFAKIYTPVVVGLALILAVIPPLVFGGEWGTWIYRACSFLVVSCPCALVISVPLSFFGGLGAASRHGILMKGSNYLEAMASLETVVFDKTGTLTTGKFKVTDVDPLEGTKEELLRLAAYGEFHSNHPIALSVKEAYGKPIDESFIESVEEIAGYGIRAEIKEDDREHELYIGNARLMEQQGIAITDQGTVTGTSLYVADGGRYLGSITISDTIREDVPMALKGLKAAGVKKLVMLTGDKPEVGQAVGEKLGLDEVHGGLLPGDKVGKVEELLSRKQEGLNLAFVGDGINDAPVLARADVGIAMGGIGSDAAVEAADVVIMTDEPSKIIDAIAIARKTARIVRQNIIFAIGVKVLILLLSAAGIATMWAAVFGDVGVSVLAILNAIRALAYQSNK; from the coding sequence ATGACGAAGAAACAGAAACAGATGGCAATAAGACTTGTGGCCAGCGCCTTGTTTTTTGCGGCAGGAATGATTGTGGAAGAAAAAACAGTCTGGTACTGGATGCTTTTTTTGATCTCCTATCTGGCAGCAGGATATGATATTCCCTTAAAAGCACTCCGGAATATTAAAAACGGCCAGATTTTCGATGAAAACTTTCTCATGACAGTGGCAACCTTCGGTGCTATCGGCATCGGGGCTATGGAAGAAGCGGTAGGAGTTATGCTGTTTTACCAGGTGGGTGAACTCTTTAATGACTACGCGGTAAACAAGTCCAGAAAGTCCATCACCGAGCTTATGGATATTAATCCGGAATATGCAAACCTGCTCCGGAATGGGAAAGAAGAGAAAGTAGACCCTTATGAAGTGTCTGTTGGAGACAGGATCGTAATAAAGCCGGGAGAAAAGGTGCCTCTTGACGGCATCGTCGTAAAGGGGAACGGAGGATTGGATACCAAGGCCCTGACCGGAGAATCCATGCCTGTGGAAGTGAAGGAAACGGATGCAATATTCAGCGGTTCCATCAACTTAAACGGTGTTTTAGAGGTTGAAGTAACAAAGATCTTTGATGACTCTACGGTTGCAAAGATTCTGGAGCTGGTGGAAAATGCCAGTTTTCGAAAGGCAAAGGCCGAAAACTTCATTACCAGGTTCGCAAAAATCTATACGCCGGTGGTGGTAGGCCTGGCGCTTATCCTGGCAGTGATTCCTCCCCTGGTGTTTGGCGGTGAATGGGGAACCTGGATTTACCGTGCCTGCAGCTTCCTGGTTGTCTCTTGTCCTTGTGCGCTGGTGATATCCGTGCCTCTAAGCTTTTTTGGAGGGCTGGGCGCTGCCTCCAGACATGGGATTCTCATGAAGGGAAGCAATTACCTGGAAGCCATGGCTTCTTTGGAAACCGTTGTCTTTGACAAGACAGGAACCCTTACAACAGGGAAATTTAAGGTTACAGATGTAGATCCTTTAGAAGGAACAAAGGAAGAGCTTTTAAGGCTGGCGGCTTATGGGGAGTTTCATTCCAACCATCCCATCGCCTTATCGGTGAAGGAAGCCTATGGAAAGCCTATTGATGAGAGTTTTATCGAAAGTGTGGAAGAAATTGCAGGATATGGCATCAGAGCAGAGATTAAAGAGGATGACAGAGAGCATGAACTTTATATCGGCAATGCAAGGCTTATGGAGCAGCAGGGAATAGCAATCACTGATCAGGGCACTGTAACAGGAACGTCCCTTTATGTGGCGGATGGAGGGCGCTATCTTGGCTCCATTACCATTTCCGACACCATTCGTGAAGATGTGCCCATGGCCTTAAAAGGATTAAAGGCAGCCGGAGTAAAGAAGCTGGTGATGCTGACTGGTGATAAGCCGGAGGTAGGTCAGGCGGTTGGCGAAAAGCTGGGTCTTGACGAGGTTCACGGCGGATTGCTTCCCGGTGATAAGGTAGGAAAAGTAGAAGAGCTGTTATCAAGAAAACAGGAAGGGCTTAACCTGGCCTTTGTGGGCGACGGCATCAATGACGCTCCGGTCCTTGCCCGGGCAGATGTGGGAATTGCCATGGGAGGAATCGGCTCCGATGCGGCGGTAGAAGCCGCGGATGTGGTGATCATGACAGATGAACCGTCAAAGATTATAGATGCCATTGCAATCGCAAGAAAAACCGCAAGAATTGTCAGGCAGAATATCATTTTTGCCATTGGAGTGAAAGTGCTCATTCTTCTGTTGTCGGCGGCAGGAATTGCCACCATGTGGGCAGCCGTATTTGGAGACGTAGGCGTCTCGGTACTTGCTATTTTAAATGCAATCCGGGCGTTAGCATATCAAAGTAATAAATAA
- a CDS encoding cation transporter: protein MKKIVKLEGLCCANCAAKIEEEVKKLDGVESASLSFMTQRMTMEVEENRSDEIMEAARKISNKIEPEAEFKVLR from the coding sequence ATGAAAAAGATTGTTAAGCTGGAAGGTTTATGCTGTGCCAACTGTGCAGCCAAGATTGAAGAAGAGGTAAAAAAATTAGATGGTGTGGAAAGCGCATCCTTAAGCTTTATGACCCAGAGGATGACCATGGAAGTCGAAGAAAACAGATCAGATGAAATTATGGAAGCGGCAAGAAAGATATCAAATAAAATCGAGCCGGAAGCAGAATTTAAGGTATTGCGGTAA
- a CDS encoding metalloregulator ArsR/SmtB family transcription factor: MQDYEIDQCDFICVHENVVNQVLKAMPQDQELLDLADFFKVFGDATRIKILYVLSQSEMCVCDIANLLKMGQSAISHQLRILKQMRLVKFRREGKTVFYSLADGHIESILAQGMEHINE, translated from the coding sequence ATTCAGGATTATGAAATCGACCAATGCGATTTTATCTGCGTTCATGAAAACGTGGTAAATCAGGTGTTAAAAGCCATGCCCCAGGATCAGGAGCTTCTTGATCTGGCGGATTTTTTCAAAGTGTTTGGTGATGCTACCAGAATAAAAATCCTCTACGTACTCAGTCAGTCGGAGATGTGCGTGTGTGATATTGCCAACCTTCTGAAAATGGGGCAGTCAGCCATTTCCCATCAGCTTCGGATATTGAAGCAGATGCGTCTGGTGAAGTTCCGCAGAGAAGGAAAGACCGTATTTTACTCCCTTGCCGACGGCCATATTGAATCGATTCTGGCCCAGGGGATGGAGCATATCAATGAGTGA
- a CDS encoding ATP-binding cassette domain-containing protein, with translation MIQVEHMNKTFKVARRSAGFSEAVKALFHREMEIIHALYDISFTIGDGEMVGYIGPNGAGKSSTIKILSGILTPDNGTCLINGRIPWKERKKHVKDIGVVFGQRSQLWWDVPILDSFELLRDIYEIPTNQYQETLDELTGLLSLGKLLRTPARQLSLGQRMRCEIAASLLHRPKILFLDEPTIGLDAVSKLAVRDFIRKQNREHKTTVLLTTHDMQDIDALADRVLLIGRGRLLLDGTLSDLKSHRPNEEATLDEIIAALYRDYRI, from the coding sequence ATGATTCAAGTGGAACACATGAACAAGACCTTTAAGGTCGCAAGAAGAAGTGCCGGCTTTTCAGAAGCTGTGAAGGCCCTTTTTCACAGAGAGATGGAAATCATCCACGCTCTTTACGATATTTCCTTTACCATAGGAGACGGAGAAATGGTAGGCTATATCGGACCTAACGGAGCAGGTAAAAGCTCCACCATCAAAATTCTAAGCGGAATACTCACACCGGATAACGGCACCTGCCTGATCAATGGCCGTATCCCCTGGAAGGAACGCAAGAAGCATGTAAAGGACATTGGCGTTGTGTTCGGCCAGCGCAGCCAGCTTTGGTGGGATGTCCCCATCCTTGATTCCTTTGAACTGCTCCGCGACATCTACGAAATCCCCACAAACCAATACCAGGAAACCCTTGATGAGCTGACCGGGCTTTTATCCTTAGGCAAGCTTTTGCGCACTCCGGCCAGGCAGCTGTCATTGGGCCAGCGGATGCGCTGTGAGATCGCAGCCTCCCTTCTCCACAGACCTAAAATCCTGTTTCTGGATGAGCCCACCATTGGTCTGGATGCAGTATCCAAGCTTGCGGTCCGGGACTTCATCAGAAAGCAGAACCGGGAACACAAGACAACGGTCCTTCTTACAACCCATGATATGCAGGACATTGACGCTCTGGCAGACAGGGTCCTCTTAATTGGAAGAGGACGGCTGCTTTTGGACGGTACCCTTTCCGATTTAAAATCACACCGTCCCAATGAAGAAGCCACACTGGATGAGATCATTGCCGCCCTTTACCGGGATTACCGGATATAG
- a CDS encoding ABC transporter permease, producing MKKYLSFFRIRFIHGLQYRAAALSGMVTQFVWGIMEILLFRAFYEAAPESFPMEFQALSTYIWLQQAFLALYMTWFWEPELFHSITTGNVAYELCRPVRLYHMWFTRSLAVRLSKAVLRCMPILLFAWLLPAPHGLTLPGTIHTWFFTLLSMTLGLLFVVAFGMVVYMSVFYTISSQGIKLIVTSLSEFLSGAVIPLPFLPDGIREFVNFLPFASAQNVPFRIFGGDLKGYNMYASLLGQVFWLAVFLVMGQIMERGALKRLVIQGG from the coding sequence ATGAAAAAATACTTATCTTTTTTCCGCATCCGTTTTATCCACGGGCTTCAATACCGGGCTGCCGCTCTTTCCGGCATGGTTACCCAGTTCGTATGGGGAATTATGGAGATTCTCTTATTCCGGGCCTTTTATGAGGCTGCACCGGAAAGCTTTCCCATGGAATTCCAGGCACTTTCCACCTACATATGGCTCCAACAGGCATTTCTGGCCCTTTACATGACCTGGTTCTGGGAACCTGAGCTGTTTCATTCCATTACCACCGGAAATGTGGCCTACGAACTATGCCGCCCTGTCCGCCTTTACCATATGTGGTTTACCAGGAGCCTGGCTGTCCGCCTTTCCAAGGCAGTCCTGCGGTGCATGCCCATCCTTTTGTTTGCCTGGCTGCTGCCGGCTCCTCATGGCCTCACACTTCCCGGAACCATCCATACATGGTTTTTCACCCTTTTGTCCATGACCCTGGGACTTCTTTTTGTAGTTGCCTTTGGCATGGTGGTATACATGTCCGTTTTTTACACCATTTCCTCCCAGGGAATCAAACTGATCGTCACCTCCCTTTCCGAGTTTTTAAGCGGTGCGGTCATCCCTCTTCCTTTCCTGCCGGACGGGATCAGGGAATTTGTGAACTTTTTGCCTTTTGCATCGGCCCAGAATGTTCCTTTCCGGATATTCGGCGGAGACTTGAAAGGATATAATATGTATGCAAGCCTTTTGGGACAGGTATTCTGGCTGGCAGTGTTCCTTGTTATGGGTCAGATCATGGAACGGGGTGCCTTAAAGCGCCTTGTGATCCAGGGCGGTTGA
- a CDS encoding ABC-2 family transporter protein, translating into MNSIRLYEKYLLIHLKSMMQHKASFLLTTIGQFLISFNIFLGVRFMMDRFKEVKGFSYGEVLLCFSITLMAYTIAETIFRSLDTFETIIGNGEFDRILLRPRGSLFLVLCSKIELTRIGRLLQAAVMLAYGLNFSSITWNPVRIVTVVLMITGGVAVFAAIYLIFASICFFTLEGLEFMNVFTDGAREYGKYPIGIYGKTLLTICTYLVPFALFQYYPFLYLTGKTPDPRYSLLPLAACLFLVPAGLLWNFGLSHYQSTGS; encoded by the coding sequence ATGAATTCAATCCGGTTATATGAAAAATATCTTCTCATACACTTAAAAAGCATGATGCAGCATAAGGCTTCTTTCCTTTTAACCACCATAGGGCAGTTTTTAATATCCTTTAATATATTTCTTGGAGTGCGCTTTATGATGGACCGTTTTAAAGAAGTAAAGGGCTTTTCCTACGGAGAGGTTCTGCTCTGTTTTTCCATTACGCTTATGGCCTATACGATTGCCGAGACCATCTTCCGAAGCCTGGACACCTTTGAAACCATCATCGGAAACGGAGAATTTGACCGTATCCTTCTCCGGCCGAGAGGCAGCCTGTTCCTGGTCCTATGCAGCAAAATAGAGCTGACCAGAATCGGCCGGCTTTTGCAGGCTGCCGTTATGCTTGCCTACGGCCTGAATTTCAGCTCCATCACCTGGAACCCTGTCAGGATTGTGACCGTTGTCCTCATGATCACAGGAGGGGTGGCGGTGTTCGCAGCCATTTATCTGATTTTTGCCTCCATATGCTTTTTTACCCTGGAGGGACTGGAATTTATGAATGTATTCACTGACGGAGCCAGAGAATATGGGAAATATCCCATCGGCATCTATGGGAAAACTCTTCTGACCATCTGTACTTACCTGGTTCCCTTTGCCCTGTTTCAGTATTACCCTTTTTTGTATCTTACGGGAAAGACTCCTGATCCCCGGTACAGCCTTCTTCCTCTGGCCGCCTGTCTCTTTTTGGTTCCTGCCGGACTTTTGTGGAATTTCGGACTGTCCCATTACCAGTCAACCGGTTCTTAA